CATTATATTTCTTTAGCTTCGCATCTATTAACTCTAAAACATAGGTATCTTTATTAGCTATAAGCTTAGGTCCAATTTCATAATATATGGTATCTTCAATATTCATTTCACCCTTACTTACAACTAGAATCTCGTATAATTTCTCCCCTTCCTTTGCCATCTTTTCATTATCGATTTTAAAGTTGTTTTTATGCAACCATTTTCTCACTTCATCCTGGGCGACCATAGGTTGAAGAATTAATGTATCTATTGTTGCCACAACGTCTTCACTTTGCTTCAAAATATCGATTATTAGTAATCCACCCATACCCGCTATAATTGCTGTATCTATCTCTTTGGGTTTTATGGGCTGTAGCCCGCTTCCAAGTCTAGTTTCAATATGACCTTGCAGTCCATGGTCTTGTATAGTTTTGTCAGCATTATTGAGGGGGCCTACATTAATATCAGCCGCTATCACTTTATTTGCAATACCATTTTTTATTAGATATGCCGGTAGATATGCGTGGTCTGTTCCTATATCAGCAACTATACTTCCCATCTCAACCAAATCTGCTATAGTTTTAAGTCTTGGTGTAAGCTTCATTATCATTCCTCATTTCTATATAAAACTATTGATTAGGATTTGTACAATAATATTTTATCCATACTTTCTAAAAATCTATAATAAAAATTATAATGTGAATAATATTAGGTTTATAAAACAAAATAACCCTATGAGGTGATTATATGAAAAAGAATAAAAAAGATATAGAAAAAAATAAAGTTCCAAGTTCCAAAATGGTTCACTTCAGTTGGGGTGGATATACTCAAGAATGGGAAGAAGAAGCTGACCAAATCATGAATTATCTGCAAGATAAGCTAGATAAAAAAGAATCAAAGGAAGAAAAAGAACGTAAAATTGAATACGGTAATCAGCAACAATATTGGCTAGATAGATAATATATTTTCTTACTCAAATTATAGTGGGTGCCTTAGAATGACGAATTTCTTTGTTCCTTGAGATTTCACTGACTTGGCACGTAAAAAGTACTAACCAACTCTATTGAATATCAAGCCTAGAACTTCATTCATTCTAAAACACCCTAAGCAAAGCTCAAGGGATGTCCTTTAAGACAACCCTATACTAAATAAATTGAACAAAATGAAAGGGCTTAATGCCCCGTATGATTTACTCTAAATAGTCCTTTAGTTTTTTACTTCTACTAGGATGCTTTAATTTTCTTAATGCCTTTGCTTCTATTTGCCTAATTCTTTCTCTTGTCACATCAAACTTTTTACCAACTTCTTCTAAGGTCCTAGCTCTTCCATCCTCTAAACCAAATCTTAATTTGAGAACTTTTTGTTCCCTAGGAGTCAATGTATCTAAAACCTCAATCAACTGCTCTTTTAACATTGAGAATGCAGCTGCTTCTGCCGGTGCTGGTGCATCATCATCAGGTATAAAATCACCTAAATGACTATCTTCTTCTTCTCCAATAGGAGTTTCAAGAGATACTGGCTCCTGGGCAATCTTTAAAATGTCCCTAACTTTTTCAACTGTCATATCCATTTCCTTAGCTATTTCCTCCGGAGATGGCTCCCTACCTAATTCCTGTAGCAACTGTCTAGACACCCTAATAAGCTTATTTATGGTTTCAACCATATGAACAGGTATCCTTATTGTTCTAGCTTGGTCAGCAATAGCCCTAGTTATGGCTTGCCTTATCCACCATGTAGCATAGGTACTAAACTTATAGCCCTTTCTCCAATCAAATTTTTCTACAGCTTTTATCAATCCTAAATTACCTTCTTGAATAAGATCGAGAAAAAGCATACCTCTGCCAACATATCTTTTAGCTATACTTACAACTAACCTTAGATTGGCTTCACATAATCTTCTTTTAGCTAACTCATCGCCATTTTCCATTCTCTTGGCTAACGAAATTTCTTCTTCTGCAGTAAGTAAGGGAACTTTACCAATCTCCTTTAAATACATTCTAACAGGGTCATCTATATTAATTCCCTTTGGTAAAGTTAAATCAAAGTTAGTCTCTTCTTTAATTTGGGTATCATCGTCGTTTTCATCTATATCTACAATTTCATCTTTTTGACTTATTACTTCGATTCCCATAGAAGTCAATGAGTCATATACCTCTTCGATTTGTTCCTTATCTAAATCAATATCTTCTAATGTATCCATTATTTCAGTATAAGTAAGGTTACCTTTCTTCTTACCCTTTTCAATCAGTTTAGTTACGGATTCAATCTTCTTATTTTTCTTTTTGTTACTCATATGACTTCCCTCCCTTCTAATCTATTTGACTTATTCTTAAGCTTGTTAATTTCTTTCCTAATAAATTTAATTGACCACATAATTCCTTTATTTTCTTTACATCCCTTCTGTCTTTATTTTTTGTTTTTTCCAATTCCCTTATTTCCTCTTTAATCAATTGTATTTGATTTTTTACTTTAAAATGCTTTAAAGTTATTATCAAATCATCTATAGTTTTATCAATATTTTCAGAAGGTATAAAGCGCTGCTCTATTTCCTTTAACAGCCTTGCTTCCTCAATATCTAATCTATCTACAAGGGAGATAAACTCTATACTTTCATTGCTTAAATACATTTCACTTATTGTATAATATAAATTTTTTGTATCTTCACTTAAAAAATCTTTAGCATCAATTTGAGCAGATATCTTTTCATAATTAGTTTTGCTAGATATACACAAAGATATAATATTTTTCTCAATTTCTATAGAACCATTTTTTTCAAGTTTTTTGACAGGCTGAAAATTCTTTTCATAGGGTTTAGATTTAAAGCCCGATTTTCTGTTGTTCCTATTATATTTGTATTGACTTTTTTTATCCCTATTATTACCATAAATATCAGACTTTATAACATCTACGGCTATTCCAGCCTCCTTAGAAAGCTTTTCTGCATATATGTCCTTTTCAATATCATTTTTCAAAGACTTTATTATTCTAATAGACTCGTTTAGAAAACCTATTCTTCCTTCATTTGTATTTAGATTACTAACTCCTTTTATTTGATCAATCTTGTAATCAATTAAAGGAAGGGCACTGCTTATTTTATTCTTAAAAGAATCGGTTCCAAACCTTCTGATATAATCA
The Maledivibacter sp. DNA segment above includes these coding regions:
- a CDS encoding class I SAM-dependent methyltransferase; its protein translation is MKLTPRLKTIADLVEMGSIVADIGTDHAYLPAYLIKNGIANKVIAADINVGPLNNADKTIQDHGLQGHIETRLGSGLQPIKPKEIDTAIIAGMGGLLIIDILKQSEDVVATIDTLILQPMVAQDEVRKWLHKNNFKIDNEKMAKEGEKLYEILVVSKGEMNIEDTIYYEIGPKLIANKDTYVLELIDAKLKKYNEILDNVKGQNTLKAKEKSLECEVKIKKLKEVKKCL
- the rpoD gene encoding RNA polymerase sigma factor RpoD; translation: MSNKKKNKKIESVTKLIEKGKKKGNLTYTEIMDTLEDIDLDKEQIEEVYDSLTSMGIEVISQKDEIVDIDENDDDTQIKEETNFDLTLPKGINIDDPVRMYLKEIGKVPLLTAEEEISLAKRMENGDELAKRRLCEANLRLVVSIAKRYVGRGMLFLDLIQEGNLGLIKAVEKFDWRKGYKFSTYATWWIRQAITRAIADQARTIRIPVHMVETINKLIRVSRQLLQELGREPSPEEIAKEMDMTVEKVRDILKIAQEPVSLETPIGEEEDSHLGDFIPDDDAPAPAEAAAFSMLKEQLIEVLDTLTPREQKVLKLRFGLEDGRARTLEEVGKKFDVTRERIRQIEAKALRKLKHPSRSKKLKDYLE